In Actinoplanes sp. NBC_00393, a single genomic region encodes these proteins:
- the msrA gene encoding peptide-methionine (S)-S-oxide reductase MsrA, with translation MFLRHKKLDLPTADTALPGRDIEMPVAAKHTVLGTPLKGPWPAGLETAVFGMGCFWGAERIFWQLPGVYSTSVGYAGGFTANPTYEETCSGTTGHTEVVQVVYDPAVIDYADLLKAFWENHDPTQGMRQGNDVGTQYRSAIYTTTDAQATTAAASLEAFQPVVTAAGRGQITTEVRPLTTYYYAEDYHQQYLSSDKNPNGYCNHGPNGMTCPIGVARTN, from the coding sequence GTGTTCCTGCGGCACAAGAAGCTCGACCTGCCCACCGCCGACACCGCCCTGCCCGGCCGCGACATCGAGATGCCGGTCGCTGCGAAGCACACCGTCCTCGGCACCCCGCTGAAGGGCCCGTGGCCGGCCGGCCTCGAGACCGCGGTCTTCGGGATGGGCTGTTTCTGGGGCGCGGAGCGCATCTTCTGGCAGCTCCCGGGCGTGTACTCGACGTCCGTCGGATACGCCGGCGGCTTCACCGCCAACCCGACGTACGAGGAGACCTGCTCGGGCACGACCGGCCACACCGAGGTGGTCCAGGTCGTCTACGACCCCGCGGTGATCGACTACGCGGACCTGCTGAAGGCGTTCTGGGAGAATCACGACCCGACCCAGGGCATGCGCCAGGGCAATGACGTGGGCACCCAGTACCGGTCCGCGATCTACACCACGACGGACGCCCAGGCCACCACGGCGGCGGCCTCCTTGGAGGCCTTCCAGCCGGTGGTGACGGCCGCCGGCCGGGGCCAGATCACCACCGAGGTGAGGCCGCTGACGACGTACTACTACGCCGAGGATTACCACCAGCAGTACCTCTCAAGTGATAAAAACCCCAACGGGTACTGCAACCACGGGCCGAACGGGATGACCTGTCCGATCGGTGTCGCTCGCACCAACTAA
- a CDS encoding HIT family protein — protein sequence MADCLFCGIVAGSIPAFIVASSPAGVAFLDIRPVFKGHVLVVPRPHFVELVDLPASELPGYFRFVQLVAAAVPAALGSQGTFVANNNIVSQSVPHLHTHVVPRTKGDGLRGFFWPRRKYDSDDEATEIAGAIGKEYVRLSVAETGRRE from the coding sequence ATGGCCGACTGCTTGTTCTGCGGCATCGTGGCGGGATCGATCCCGGCGTTCATAGTGGCCTCGTCGCCGGCCGGCGTCGCCTTCCTCGACATCCGCCCGGTATTCAAAGGTCACGTCCTGGTGGTTCCCCGTCCGCACTTCGTCGAGCTCGTTGATCTACCAGCCTCTGAACTGCCGGGATATTTCCGGTTTGTCCAGCTAGTCGCCGCCGCGGTGCCCGCGGCGCTCGGCTCGCAGGGCACCTTCGTCGCGAACAACAACATCGTCTCCCAGTCGGTCCCCCACCTGCACACCCACGTGGTCCCCCGCACCAAGGGCGACGGCCTGCGCGGCTTCTTCTGGCCCCGCCGCAAATACGACAGCGACGACGAGGCCACCGAGATCGCCGGCGCCATCGGTAAGGAATACGTCCGGTTGAGCGTTGCAGAGACCGGACGAAGGGAGTGA
- a CDS encoding cystathionine gamma-synthase, whose product MTANEYGFDTLAIHAGQEPDPRTGAVVPPIYQTSTYAQDAVGAPRLGYEYSRSGNPTRDALQECLAAIEGGRRGLAFASGLAAEDTLLRTVCRPGDHVVIPNDAYGGTYRLFAKVAERWGLDWTAAPLDDLDAVRAAFRPGHTRLIWAETPTNPLLNIADITALATLAHEYDAMLAVDNTFASPYLQQPLALGADVVIHSTTKYLGGHSDVVGGALVTADAGLGDELAFHQNAMGGVNGPFDAWLTLRGIKTLGVRMDRHCDNAERIVGYLREHPAVGQVLYPGLESHPGHETAAKQMQRFGGMVSFRAAGGPEQAIAICNKTKLFVLAESLGGVESLIEHPGQMTHLSAAGSALEVPADLVRLSVGIETVDDLLADLEQALG is encoded by the coding sequence ATGACGGCTAACGAGTACGGGTTCGACACCCTCGCGATCCACGCCGGCCAGGAGCCGGATCCGCGGACCGGCGCGGTGGTGCCACCCATCTATCAGACGAGCACCTACGCCCAGGACGCCGTCGGCGCCCCCCGCCTGGGCTACGAGTACAGCCGGTCCGGCAATCCGACCCGGGACGCGCTGCAGGAATGCCTGGCGGCGATCGAGGGCGGCCGGCGCGGGCTCGCTTTCGCGAGCGGCCTTGCCGCCGAGGACACCCTTCTGCGTACGGTGTGCCGGCCCGGCGATCACGTGGTCATCCCCAATGACGCGTACGGCGGCACCTACCGCCTCTTCGCGAAGGTCGCCGAGCGCTGGGGCCTGGACTGGACCGCCGCGCCGCTGGACGACCTGGACGCGGTGCGCGCCGCCTTCCGCCCCGGGCACACCCGCCTGATCTGGGCGGAGACGCCGACCAACCCGCTGCTCAACATCGCCGACATCACGGCGCTGGCCACGCTGGCCCACGAGTATGACGCGATGCTCGCGGTGGACAACACGTTCGCCTCGCCGTACCTTCAGCAGCCGCTCGCGCTCGGCGCCGACGTGGTGATCCACTCGACCACGAAGTACCTGGGCGGGCACTCCGATGTGGTCGGCGGCGCGCTGGTCACCGCGGACGCCGGCCTCGGCGACGAGTTGGCCTTTCACCAGAACGCGATGGGCGGGGTTAACGGCCCCTTCGACGCCTGGCTCACTCTGCGCGGCATCAAGACTCTGGGCGTACGCATGGACCGGCATTGCGACAATGCCGAGCGGATCGTGGGCTACCTGCGTGAGCACCCGGCTGTCGGCCAGGTCCTGTACCCGGGCCTGGAGAGCCACCCGGGGCACGAGACCGCCGCGAAGCAGATGCAGCGGTTCGGCGGCATGGTGTCGTTCCGTGCGGCCGGTGGTCCCGAGCAGGCGATCGCCATCTGCAACAAGACGAAGCTCTTCGTGCTCGCGGAGTCGCTCGGCGGAGTCGAGTCGCTGATCGAGCACCCGGGACAGATGACACACCTGTCGGCTGCTGGCTCGGCGCTTGAAGTTCCCGCCGATCTCGTGCGACTGTCTGTCGGCATCGAGACCGTTGACGATCTGCTCGCCGACCTGGAGCAGGCGCTCGGATAA
- a CDS encoding amidase, translating into MESTTWVGATAKQIARAVRRGDASATQVVADHLEQIAISDPALGAFRVVRGGEAITEAEKVDDQEDLANLPLAGVPVAVKENTAVAGLPTWHGSAAARTAEVEEEDHEVVRRLRGAGAVVVGVTKMPEMGLWAVTDDEDGPTRNPWDLDRTPGGSSGGSAAAVAAGLVPMAQGNDGLGSIRIPAACCGLVGLKPGRGVVPVGFGDKDWFGLTENGVLTTTVADAALGFSVLAGQAPAKLVEPAKLRIGVSLRSPVAGVKPDEPNVSAVTTASKLLVQAGHDTVTADPRYPNGVALGVLATWFAGAYVNSEGLDVRSLQPRTRNHIRLGRAAMRAGLVRQKQRDAWRERSIQFFADRSIDLLLTPALATAPPPAVQYSGESWRRNMWANASYAPYAAPWNYAGLPAIVIPVGFRPDGLPLAVQIVGPPDSELLLLAVAGQFEVLNPWQRHALV; encoded by the coding sequence ATGGAATCGACGACCTGGGTTGGCGCCACCGCGAAGCAGATCGCCCGTGCGGTGAGGCGCGGCGATGCGAGCGCGACCCAGGTCGTGGCCGACCATCTGGAACAGATCGCCATCTCGGATCCGGCGCTCGGCGCGTTCCGGGTGGTCCGCGGCGGTGAGGCGATCACCGAGGCGGAGAAGGTCGACGACCAGGAGGACCTGGCGAACCTGCCGCTCGCCGGGGTGCCGGTGGCGGTCAAGGAGAACACCGCGGTGGCGGGCCTGCCGACCTGGCACGGCTCCGCGGCGGCGCGGACCGCCGAGGTCGAGGAGGAGGACCACGAGGTGGTCCGGCGGCTGCGAGGCGCCGGCGCGGTCGTCGTCGGTGTCACCAAGATGCCGGAGATGGGCCTGTGGGCGGTGACCGACGACGAGGACGGCCCGACCCGGAATCCGTGGGATCTGGATCGCACACCGGGCGGTTCGTCGGGTGGTTCGGCCGCTGCGGTCGCCGCCGGGCTGGTGCCGATGGCGCAGGGCAACGACGGACTGGGTTCGATCCGGATTCCGGCGGCCTGCTGCGGTCTGGTCGGGCTCAAGCCCGGTCGCGGTGTGGTGCCGGTCGGCTTCGGTGACAAGGACTGGTTCGGCCTGACGGAGAACGGGGTTCTCACCACCACGGTGGCGGACGCGGCGCTCGGCTTCTCGGTGCTGGCGGGACAGGCCCCGGCGAAGCTGGTGGAGCCGGCCAAACTGCGCATCGGCGTCTCGCTGCGGTCCCCGGTCGCCGGGGTCAAACCGGACGAGCCGAACGTCTCGGCCGTCACCACGGCGTCGAAGTTGCTGGTCCAGGCCGGTCACGACACGGTGACCGCCGACCCGCGCTATCCGAACGGTGTCGCTCTCGGCGTGCTCGCCACCTGGTTCGCGGGTGCGTACGTGAACTCCGAGGGTCTGGACGTGCGCAGCCTGCAGCCCCGCACCCGCAACCACATCCGGCTCGGCAGGGCCGCGATGCGGGCCGGGCTGGTCCGGCAGAAGCAGCGGGACGCCTGGCGCGAGCGTTCCATCCAGTTCTTCGCCGATCGCTCGATCGACCTGCTGCTCACCCCGGCGCTGGCGACTGCCCCTCCGCCGGCGGTGCAGTACTCGGGCGAGTCGTGGCGGCGGAACATGTGGGCCAACGCGTCCTACGCGCCGTACGCGGCGCCGTGGAACTACGCCGGTCTGCCGGCCATCGTGATCCCGGTCGGCTTCCGCCCGGACGGCCTTCCGCTCGCCGTGCAGATCGTCGGCCCGCCCGACTCCGAGCTGCTGCTTCTCGCGGTCGCCGGGCAGTTCGAGGTCCTCAACCCCTGGCAGCGGCACGCGCTTGTGTAG
- the ilvA gene encoding threonine ammonia-lyase, whose protein sequence is MTDPLDLLTLADVEAARDLLAGVVKETPLIPSRPLAEITGAPVWLKCENQQRAGSYKVRGAYTRISRLSDADRARGVVAASAGNHAQGVALAAGLLGTRATVFMPEGAPLPKVTATKGYGAAVEYAGTSVDDALEAAHDFARSTGAILIHPFDHPDVIAGQGTVALEILNQCPEAATIVTAVGGGGLISGLAVAAKAIRPDIRIVGVQASGAAAYPPSLAAGAPRKLDACATIADGIAVMRPGDLTFAHVAKLVDEIVTVTDEDLSAALLVLLERHKMVVEPAGAAAVAALLTGAYVPPRSGPVVAILSGGNIDPMLLLRVIEHGLASAGRFLRLAVRCADRPGQLARLLREIAEQRANIVDVSHSRQSPRLGFGEVEVALSVETRGPAHSSALISALRDAGYRVALLAEATP, encoded by the coding sequence ATGACCGATCCGCTGGACCTGCTCACCCTCGCCGACGTCGAAGCCGCCCGTGACCTGCTGGCCGGGGTGGTCAAGGAGACGCCGCTGATCCCGTCCCGGCCGCTGGCCGAGATCACCGGCGCGCCGGTCTGGCTGAAGTGCGAGAACCAGCAGCGGGCCGGGTCGTACAAGGTGCGGGGGGCGTACACCCGGATCTCGCGGCTGTCGGACGCGGACCGCGCCCGCGGGGTGGTCGCCGCCAGTGCCGGCAACCACGCCCAGGGCGTGGCGCTCGCCGCCGGCCTGCTGGGCACGCGGGCCACCGTTTTCATGCCGGAGGGCGCCCCACTTCCCAAGGTCACGGCGACCAAGGGGTACGGCGCCGCAGTCGAATACGCCGGCACCAGTGTGGACGACGCGCTGGAGGCGGCACACGACTTCGCCCGCAGCACCGGGGCGATCCTGATCCACCCGTTCGACCACCCGGACGTGATCGCCGGCCAGGGCACGGTGGCGCTGGAGATCCTGAACCAGTGCCCGGAGGCGGCGACGATCGTGACCGCGGTCGGCGGCGGTGGCCTGATCTCCGGGCTGGCGGTGGCGGCGAAGGCGATCCGGCCGGACATCCGGATCGTCGGGGTGCAGGCCAGCGGCGCGGCGGCGTACCCTCCCTCGCTCGCTGCCGGAGCACCGCGCAAGCTGGACGCCTGCGCGACCATCGCGGACGGCATCGCCGTCATGCGGCCGGGCGATCTGACCTTCGCGCATGTCGCGAAGCTGGTCGACGAGATCGTCACGGTCACCGACGAGGACCTGTCGGCGGCGCTGCTGGTGCTGCTCGAACGGCACAAGATGGTGGTGGAGCCGGCCGGTGCGGCCGCGGTGGCGGCGCTGCTCACCGGTGCTTACGTGCCGCCGCGCAGTGGCCCGGTGGTGGCGATCCTGTCCGGCGGCAACATCGACCCGATGCTGCTGCTGCGGGTGATCGAACACGGTCTGGCGTCGGCCGGCCGCTTCCTGCGCCTCGCGGTGCGCTGCGCGGACCGGCCGGGGCAGCTGGCCCGGCTGTTGCGTGAGATCGCCGAGCAGCGGGCGAACATCGTCGACGTCTCGCACTCGCGGCAGAGCCCGCGCCTGGGGTTCGGCGAGGTGGAGGTGGCGCTCTCGGTGGAGACCCGCGGCCCGGCCCACTCGTCGGCCCTGATCAGCGCCCTGCGCGACGCCGGTTACCGGGTCGCCCTGCTGGCGGAGGCGACGCCGTGA
- the greA gene encoding transcription elongation factor GreA: protein MSSSEAPKTWLSQDAYDRLQAELDELIANRPAVAAEINARREEGDLRENGGYHAAREEQSRQEGRILYLKEFLRNAEVGEVQVADSVAAGSVVTIYFDDDQADTETFLLGSREISSTTDLTVYSPESALGKAILGARPGQTVTYTAPSGADIKVTVVKFGPFEG, encoded by the coding sequence TTGTCCAGTTCCGAGGCGCCGAAGACCTGGCTCTCCCAGGACGCTTACGACCGGCTACAGGCCGAGCTCGACGAGTTGATCGCGAACCGGCCGGCGGTGGCTGCGGAGATCAACGCCCGGCGCGAGGAGGGTGACCTCCGGGAGAACGGTGGCTACCACGCCGCCCGTGAGGAGCAGAGCCGGCAGGAAGGCCGCATCCTCTACTTGAAGGAGTTCCTGCGCAACGCCGAGGTCGGCGAGGTCCAGGTGGCCGACTCGGTCGCCGCCGGCTCGGTCGTGACCATCTACTTCGACGACGACCAGGCGGACACCGAGACGTTCCTGCTCGGTTCCCGGGAGATCTCCTCCACCACGGATCTCACCGTGTACAGCCCGGAGTCGGCGCTCGGCAAGGCGATCCTCGGCGCCCGGCCCGGCCAGACCGTGACCTACACGGCCCCCAGCGGCGCCGACATCAAGGTCACCGTGGTGAAGTTCGGCCCCTTCGAGGGTTAG
- a CDS encoding DUF4307 domain-containing protein, whose product MSETHATTPVFPPGRYGRRRDGRKRRWLPILLVVLFAAAILGLTLKFYDKFGQTDYTPQIIGWSEPTDTEMVIQFRVWVPEGGTATCMLRARDYDGFEVGRQAVLVPAPDGGGSVEVSEKVATKARASVGDVMGCRAAG is encoded by the coding sequence GTGAGCGAGACGCACGCCACAACGCCGGTGTTCCCGCCGGGTCGCTACGGTCGCCGGCGCGACGGCCGCAAGCGCCGCTGGCTGCCGATCCTTCTCGTCGTGCTGTTCGCCGCCGCCATCCTCGGGCTCACGCTGAAGTTCTACGACAAGTTCGGGCAGACCGACTACACGCCGCAGATCATCGGGTGGAGTGAGCCGACCGACACCGAGATGGTCATCCAGTTCCGGGTCTGGGTCCCCGAGGGCGGCACGGCCACCTGCATGCTGCGGGCGCGCGACTACGACGGGTTCGAGGTCGGGCGGCAGGCGGTGCTCGTGCCGGCGCCGGACGGTGGCGGCTCGGTTGAGGTGAGCGAGAAGGTCGCCACCAAGGCCCGCGCGTCGGTGGGCGACGTGATGGGCTGCCGCGCGGCCGGGTGA
- the mca gene encoding mycothiol conjugate amidase Mca — MAEQLRLMTVHAHPDDESSKGAATMAKYVAEGVQVLVATCTGGERGSVLNPKMDRPEVLADITNIRRAEMDKAREILGVDQAWLGFVDSGLPEGDPLPPLPDGCFGLQDPQEAAKPLIKLIREFRPHVMTTYDENGGYPHPDHIMCHKVSVVAFEQAGDPELYPELGEPWQPLKLYYNSGWTRARMLALHEGMLAAGLESPYTEWLEKWSDRHDRGDKITTRIECGDYFGIRDDALRAHATQVDPDGFWFHIPLELQQKVWPTEDFELARSLVDSPVPESDLFAGIREKVDAH, encoded by the coding sequence GTGGCTGAGCAGTTGCGCCTGATGACCGTGCACGCGCACCCCGACGACGAGTCGAGCAAGGGTGCCGCCACCATGGCCAAGTATGTTGCCGAGGGTGTCCAGGTGCTGGTCGCAACCTGTACCGGTGGGGAACGGGGCAGCGTCCTGAACCCCAAGATGGACCGCCCCGAGGTGCTGGCGGACATCACGAACATCCGCCGCGCCGAGATGGACAAGGCGCGCGAGATTCTCGGTGTCGATCAGGCCTGGCTTGGCTTCGTCGACTCCGGCCTGCCCGAGGGCGACCCGCTGCCCCCGCTGCCGGACGGTTGCTTCGGTCTGCAGGACCCGCAGGAGGCGGCGAAACCGCTGATCAAGCTGATCCGCGAGTTCCGGCCGCACGTCATGACGACGTATGACGAGAACGGCGGCTATCCGCACCCCGACCACATCATGTGCCACAAGGTGTCGGTGGTGGCGTTCGAGCAGGCCGGCGACCCCGAGTTGTACCCGGAGCTCGGCGAGCCCTGGCAGCCCCTGAAGCTGTACTACAACTCCGGCTGGACCCGGGCGCGGATGCTCGCGCTGCACGAGGGGATGCTGGCGGCCGGCCTCGAGTCGCCGTACACGGAGTGGCTGGAGAAGTGGTCGGACCGGCACGACCGGGGTGACAAGATCACCACTCGGATCGAGTGCGGGGACTATTTCGGGATTCGCGACGATGCGCTGCGGGCGCACGCCACCCAGGTCGACCCGGACGGGTTCTGGTTCCACATCCCGCTCGAGCTGCAGCAGAAGGTGTGGCCGACCGAGGACTTCGAGCTGGCCCGCTCGCTCGTCGACAGCCCGGTCCCCGAGTCGGACCTGTTCGCGGGCATCCGGGAGAAGGTCGACGCCCACTGA
- a CDS encoding putative bifunctional diguanylate cyclase/phosphodiesterase, translating into MGAIVTIRDHSWLGRPRPVRILTVVVVVAALAAVVLGALQPADLPADRPLSPLDGVCVAAVLAAIAQLAGLRFRLGPDAVSVSWAEAAVVVGFVVAPAGWLPAATLIGTGLAWSLLSWLTGIRNTAEVVHLIASMTLGVAGAALVTALLAGDAPLGSARLPLALVAGAVTYLLITFGLVVLTLTLHRDVEPTQIATRVLHAKLPMSVGNVLVGLCAVFALAREPLWLVAFGPALWLLHRTYRFHLRAAEERRMWEAFATATARLPGTSEAEVARAGLRGALDVFGARRAELEVHTGNGNRRYTQDGPGEDEAPGGRSGPAITRSMAVAGRPVGELTVWLGEPNLPVPQDEAAITAYGEALAGALHDAAAHQRMIELDARAAHDRIHDPLTGLVNRTAFAGVGDPLLRTLDRGRQVAVLLLDVVDFRQVNSTLGHRGGDEVLRLVAGRLTDLARPQEIVARTGDDEFALLAPTVAALADSAAWPQGEPSPLPAALRRARELVEQLRLPMEVAGVRLAIEVTVGVVVAPAGQVEIGELLRRASLAVGTAKELGVTVGTYDSGQDASSTDQLALLAELQDAFVADDQIVLHLQPAVDLVTSVPTGVEALVRWRHPRRGQLSPGDFLPAVERSELLIPFTRRVLDLALAAAASWNAHGIDVPVSVNVSARSLTDPTFPAQVTEALRRHRTPASRLVLEITESVAVSEQEIVDEVLARLRASGVQVSLDDFGTGFSSLASVTRMPVDEIKIDRSFVDEMIDSAAAGAVVRGAVELGARLGVRVVAEGIETMEQRAALIALGCPTAQGYHFCKPMPADKIVQALTQLAATTPAAQITPLRAEDAS; encoded by the coding sequence GTGGGTGCCATCGTGACGATCCGTGATCACTCGTGGCTCGGTCGCCCGCGACCCGTACGCATCCTGACGGTCGTCGTCGTGGTGGCGGCCCTGGCCGCTGTCGTGCTCGGCGCCCTGCAGCCGGCGGACCTTCCGGCCGACCGCCCGCTCTCCCCGCTGGACGGCGTCTGTGTCGCCGCCGTCCTGGCGGCCATCGCCCAACTCGCCGGCCTGCGCTTCCGGCTCGGGCCGGACGCGGTCTCGGTGAGCTGGGCGGAAGCGGCCGTCGTGGTCGGCTTCGTGGTCGCGCCGGCCGGCTGGCTACCCGCCGCTACCCTGATCGGCACCGGTCTGGCCTGGTCGCTGCTCTCCTGGCTGACCGGGATCCGCAACACCGCCGAGGTGGTCCATCTCATCGCCTCGATGACCCTCGGGGTGGCCGGCGCCGCGCTGGTCACCGCGCTGCTCGCCGGGGACGCGCCGCTGGGCAGCGCCCGCCTGCCGCTCGCCCTGGTCGCCGGTGCGGTCACCTATCTGCTCATCACGTTCGGGCTGGTGGTGCTCACCCTCACCCTGCACCGGGACGTCGAGCCGACCCAGATCGCCACCCGGGTGCTGCACGCCAAGCTGCCGATGTCGGTGGGCAACGTGCTGGTCGGCCTCTGCGCGGTGTTCGCGCTGGCCCGCGAGCCGCTCTGGCTGGTCGCCTTCGGGCCGGCGCTCTGGCTGCTGCACCGCACCTACCGGTTCCACCTGCGCGCCGCCGAGGAACGCCGGATGTGGGAGGCGTTCGCCACCGCCACCGCCCGGCTGCCGGGGACGAGCGAGGCTGAGGTGGCCCGGGCCGGGCTGCGCGGCGCCCTGGACGTCTTCGGCGCCCGTCGTGCGGAGCTGGAGGTGCACACCGGCAACGGGAACCGGCGCTACACCCAGGACGGCCCCGGCGAGGACGAGGCGCCCGGTGGCCGCTCCGGTCCGGCGATCACCCGCAGCATGGCGGTGGCCGGCCGACCGGTCGGCGAGCTCACCGTGTGGCTCGGCGAGCCCAATCTGCCGGTGCCGCAGGACGAGGCGGCCATCACGGCGTACGGGGAGGCGCTGGCCGGGGCGTTGCACGACGCGGCGGCACACCAGCGGATGATCGAGCTGGACGCCCGGGCGGCCCATGACCGGATCCACGACCCGCTGACCGGGCTGGTCAACCGGACGGCGTTCGCCGGCGTCGGCGATCCGCTGCTGCGCACCCTGGACCGGGGCCGGCAGGTCGCCGTGCTGCTGCTCGACGTGGTCGACTTCCGGCAGGTCAACAGCACCCTCGGGCATCGCGGCGGCGACGAGGTGCTGCGCCTGGTCGCCGGGCGGCTCACCGACCTGGCCCGGCCGCAGGAGATCGTGGCGCGTACCGGCGATGACGAGTTCGCGCTGCTGGCGCCCACGGTTGCGGCGCTCGCCGACTCCGCGGCGTGGCCGCAGGGCGAGCCCAGCCCGCTGCCGGCGGCCCTGCGCCGGGCTCGGGAGCTGGTGGAACAGCTGCGGCTGCCGATGGAGGTGGCCGGCGTACGGCTGGCCATCGAGGTGACCGTGGGCGTGGTCGTGGCGCCGGCCGGCCAGGTGGAGATCGGCGAGCTGCTCCGGCGGGCGTCGCTGGCGGTCGGTACGGCCAAGGAACTGGGCGTCACCGTCGGTACGTACGACAGCGGGCAGGACGCGAGCAGTACCGATCAGCTGGCCCTGCTCGCCGAACTGCAGGACGCGTTCGTCGCCGACGACCAGATCGTGCTGCACCTGCAGCCGGCCGTGGATCTGGTGACCTCGGTGCCGACCGGGGTGGAGGCCCTGGTCCGGTGGCGGCACCCGCGGCGCGGTCAGCTGTCGCCGGGCGACTTCCTGCCCGCGGTGGAGCGCAGCGAGCTGCTCATCCCGTTCACCCGGCGGGTTCTGGACCTGGCGCTGGCCGCGGCGGCGAGCTGGAACGCGCACGGCATCGATGTGCCGGTTTCTGTGAACGTGTCCGCACGCAGCCTCACCGACCCGACGTTCCCGGCTCAGGTCACCGAGGCGCTGCGCCGGCACCGTACGCCGGCGTCGCGCCTGGTCCTCGAGATCACCGAGTCGGTGGCGGTGAGCGAGCAGGAGATCGTCGACGAGGTGCTGGCCCGGCTGCGGGCGTCCGGCGTACAGGTCTCGCTGGACGACTTCGGCACCGGGTTCTCGTCGCTCGCCTCGGTCACCCGGATGCCGGTCGACGAGATCAAGATCGACCGGTCGTTCGTGGACGAGATGATCGACTCGGCGGCGGCCGGGGCGGTCGTGCGCGGGGCTGTCGAGCTCGGGGCCCGCCTGGGCGTGCGGGTGGTGGCCGAGGGCATCGAGACGATGGAGCAGCGGGCGGCCCTGATCGCGCTCGGCTGCCCGACCGCGCAGGGCTACCACTTCTGCAAGCCGATGCCGGCCGACAAGATCGTGCAGGCGCTGACCCAGTTGGCCGCGACCACCCCCGCCGCCCAGATCACGCCGCTGCGCGCCGAGGACGCCTCCTGA